One genomic segment of Actinoplanes ianthinogenes includes these proteins:
- a CDS encoding TetR/AcrR family transcriptional regulator, producing the protein MTTTNGPGRPRDPDVDRRISQAALDVFGELGWAGFAMETVAKRAGIGKASLYLRWSGKEALLTDAIRAGLPKISDVDTGTLHGDLVELATQVLALYVGPGSRAALRLHLEAASIAGVAEHYAAMRTAQISAARHIIRRGIDRAELPAGTSVTLLLDTLVGGAMMHALTTPPGRRDTLAAGAAEHARALVDFLLHAVAAPA; encoded by the coding sequence ATGACCACCACCAACGGCCCCGGCCGGCCGCGCGATCCGGACGTGGACCGGCGGATCAGCCAGGCCGCCCTGGACGTGTTCGGCGAGCTGGGCTGGGCCGGGTTCGCCATGGAGACGGTCGCCAAGCGCGCCGGCATCGGCAAGGCCAGCCTCTACCTGCGCTGGAGCGGCAAGGAAGCGCTGCTCACCGATGCCATCAGGGCCGGACTGCCGAAAATAAGCGACGTCGACACCGGCACCCTGCACGGCGACCTGGTCGAGCTGGCCACCCAGGTCCTCGCCCTGTATGTGGGGCCGGGCAGCCGGGCCGCGCTCCGGCTGCACCTGGAGGCGGCCTCGATCGCCGGTGTCGCCGAGCACTACGCGGCGATGCGCACCGCACAGATCTCCGCCGCGCGCCACATCATCCGCCGCGGCATCGACCGTGCCGAGCTGCCCGCCGGCACCTCGGTCACGCTGCTGCTGGACACCCTGGTCGGCGGAGCGATGATGCACGCGCTCACCACCCCGCCCGGCCGGCGGGACACCCTCGCCGCGGGCGCCGCCGAGCACGCTCGCGCGCTGGTCGACTTCCTGCTGCACGCGGTCGCCGCCCCGGCCTGA
- a CDS encoding universal stress protein yields MRPSVIVAGVDGSDSSMRAGAYAVGLARRQGSRLVGVFVRPAVGGVLSFADPSGAAVTAALATHEQMERDFRDTLLREQPRLGVDFEMVVRHGDPFSELCQVADEMWADAVIVGRPERALHRIAGSVAHRLVRYGRWPVTVVP; encoded by the coding sequence ATGCGGCCGAGTGTGATCGTGGCCGGCGTCGACGGGAGTGACTCGTCGATGCGGGCCGGCGCGTACGCCGTCGGGCTGGCCCGGCGGCAGGGCTCGCGGCTGGTCGGCGTGTTCGTCCGGCCGGCGGTCGGCGGCGTGCTGTCGTTCGCCGACCCGTCCGGCGCGGCGGTCACGGCGGCGCTGGCGACGCACGAGCAGATGGAGCGCGACTTCCGGGACACGTTGCTGCGGGAGCAGCCGCGGCTCGGCGTCGACTTCGAGATGGTCGTCCGGCACGGTGACCCGTTCTCCGAGCTGTGCCAGGTGGCCGACGAGATGTGGGCGGACGCGGTGATCGTCGGCCGGCCGGAGCGGGCGCTGCACCGGATCGCCGGTTCGGTCGCGCACCGGCTGGTCCGCTACGGCCGCTGGCCGGTCACCGTGGTTCCCTGA
- a CDS encoding glycosyl hydrolase family 18 protein gives MLLPVATASAATPCAPAWSATQVYTGGNTVSYESRNYSAKWWTQGEVPSASGQWGVWADKGACDGGTGPSTPPSSPSSPSTSPSSPPTGPSGDKWVVGYFAEWGVYARNYHVKNIDTSGSAAKVTHILYAFGNSSGGRCSIGDSYADYEKAYTADQSVDGVADTWDQPLRGSFNQLRKLKKKYPHLKVIYSIGGWTWSAGFTQAAQNPAAFADSCYSMVEDPRWADVFDGIDIDWEYPNACGLQCDSSGPDAFNKVITALRSKFGQNYLITSAITADGSAGGKIDLTDYATAAQKLDKVFPMTYDYFGAWANTGPTAPHSPLTSYAGIPITGFYADAAIQKLKGKGIPASKILLGIGFYGRGWTGVTQTEPGGTATGAAPGTYEAGIEDYKVLKNSCPSTGTVAGTAYAKCGSNWWSYDTPATIAGKMAYAKQQSLGGAFFWEFSGDTGNGELISAISGNL, from the coding sequence ATGCTGCTTCCGGTCGCCACGGCGTCCGCGGCCACACCGTGTGCGCCGGCGTGGAGCGCCACGCAGGTCTACACCGGCGGCAACACCGTGTCGTACGAAAGCAGGAATTACTCCGCGAAGTGGTGGACCCAGGGCGAGGTCCCCTCGGCGAGCGGGCAGTGGGGCGTCTGGGCCGACAAGGGCGCCTGTGACGGCGGGACCGGGCCCAGCACCCCGCCGAGTTCGCCGAGCTCGCCGTCCACCTCGCCCTCCTCACCGCCGACCGGGCCGTCCGGCGACAAGTGGGTCGTCGGCTACTTCGCCGAGTGGGGCGTCTACGCCCGCAACTACCACGTGAAGAACATCGACACGTCCGGGTCGGCCGCCAAGGTCACGCACATCCTGTACGCGTTCGGCAACAGCAGCGGCGGCCGGTGCTCGATCGGCGACTCCTATGCCGACTACGAGAAGGCGTACACCGCCGACCAGTCCGTCGACGGCGTCGCGGACACCTGGGATCAGCCGCTGCGCGGGTCGTTCAACCAGTTGCGCAAGCTGAAGAAGAAGTACCCGCACCTCAAGGTGATCTACTCGATCGGCGGCTGGACCTGGTCGGCCGGCTTCACCCAGGCCGCGCAGAACCCGGCCGCGTTCGCCGACTCCTGCTACAGCATGGTGGAGGACCCGCGCTGGGCCGACGTGTTCGACGGCATCGACATCGACTGGGAGTACCCGAACGCCTGCGGTCTCCAGTGCGACAGCAGCGGGCCGGACGCCTTCAACAAGGTGATCACCGCGCTGCGGTCCAAGTTCGGCCAGAACTACCTGATCACCTCGGCGATCACCGCGGACGGCAGCGCCGGCGGCAAGATCGACCTCACCGATTACGCCACCGCGGCGCAGAAGCTCGACAAGGTCTTCCCGATGACCTACGACTACTTCGGCGCGTGGGCGAACACCGGACCGACCGCACCGCACTCGCCGCTCACGTCGTACGCGGGCATCCCGATCACCGGCTTCTACGCCGACGCGGCCATCCAGAAGTTGAAGGGCAAGGGGATCCCGGCGAGCAAGATCCTGCTCGGGATCGGGTTCTACGGCCGCGGCTGGACCGGTGTCACCCAGACCGAGCCGGGCGGCACGGCCACCGGGGCGGCGCCCGGGACGTACGAGGCCGGCATCGAGGACTACAAGGTCCTGAAGAACTCCTGCCCCAGCACGGGGACGGTGGCCGGCACCGCGTACGCCAAGTGCGGCAGCAACTGGTGGAGCTATGACACGCCCGCCACGATCGCCGGCAAGATGGCGTACGCCAAGCAGCAGAGCCTCGGCGGCGCCTTCTTCTGGGAGTTCTCCGGCGACACCGGCAACGGTGAACTGATCTCCGCGATCAGCGGCAACCTGTAA
- a CDS encoding substrate-binding domain-containing protein — protein MLTRFLAYAVVAALAVSGCSPAPPAGPAAEPAHHHHSAVVASGQPQGPLVVQADDRFEPALGVLIPTFEDAFPGTDVQVSYGTGAAAVTAAVTGTADVALVERADAAHTDLRVVDVPQRFALAFAPAGRNPVTADAFRELLCSALAQRVLAGAA, from the coding sequence GTGCTGACCAGATTCCTTGCGTACGCCGTAGTCGCGGCACTCGCCGTGTCCGGCTGCTCCCCCGCCCCACCGGCCGGCCCCGCCGCCGAGCCCGCGCATCACCACCACAGCGCCGTGGTGGCCTCCGGACAGCCGCAGGGTCCCCTGGTCGTGCAGGCCGACGACCGGTTCGAGCCGGCCCTCGGCGTGCTGATCCCCACGTTCGAGGACGCGTTCCCGGGCACCGACGTGCAGGTCTCGTACGGCACCGGCGCCGCCGCGGTGACGGCCGCGGTCACCGGGACCGCCGACGTGGCCCTGGTGGAGCGCGCCGACGCCGCACACACCGATCTGCGCGTGGTCGACGTTCCCCAGCGGTTCGCTCTCGCCTTCGCCCCGGCCGGCCGCAACCCGGTCACCGCGGACGCGTTCCGGGAGCTGCTGTGCTCCGCCCTGGCCCAGCGGGTCCTCGCCGGCGCGGCCTGA
- a CDS encoding lytic polysaccharide monooxygenase: protein MKITTRSAAVAATVLLAPMAAVLATTAPATAHGWITSPPSRQDQCATGAVSGCGQIAYEPQSVEAPKGATTCSGGSGFTVLDNDNAGWKVSDIGSNATFTWRNTAAHRTLNWQYYVDGRLHQTISGNASQPPSTVSHTITNLPAGRHKILSVWNIYDTANAFYACVDVNVGGGGGGPTTPPPTGNCTAAWSATAVYTGGTTVSHAGHNWTARWWTQGEEPGTGGEWGVWQDKGVC from the coding sequence ATGAAGATCACTACGAGATCCGCGGCGGTCGCGGCGACCGTGCTGCTGGCGCCGATGGCGGCGGTGCTGGCGACGACCGCGCCGGCCACCGCCCACGGTTGGATCACCAGCCCGCCGAGCCGCCAGGACCAGTGCGCCACGGGCGCGGTGTCGGGCTGCGGGCAGATCGCGTACGAGCCGCAGAGCGTGGAGGCGCCCAAGGGTGCCACGACGTGCAGCGGCGGCAGCGGCTTCACCGTGCTGGACAACGACAACGCGGGCTGGAAGGTCAGCGACATCGGCAGCAACGCCACGTTCACCTGGCGCAACACCGCGGCGCACCGCACGCTCAACTGGCAGTACTACGTCGACGGGCGGCTGCACCAGACGATCAGCGGCAACGCCTCGCAGCCGCCGTCGACGGTGTCGCACACGATCACGAACCTGCCGGCCGGGCGCCACAAGATCCTCAGTGTCTGGAACATCTACGACACCGCGAACGCCTTCTACGCCTGCGTCGACGTCAACGTCGGCGGCGGGGGCGGCGGGCCGACCACTCCCCCGCCCACCGGCAACTGCACGGCCGCGTGGTCCGCCACCGCGGTCTACACCGGCGGCACGACCGTGTCACACGCCGGCCACAACTGGACCGCGCGCTGGTGGACACAGGGCGAGGAGCCGGGCACCGGCGGCGAGTGGGGCGTCTGGCAGGACAAGGGCGTGTGCTGA
- a CDS encoding carbohydrate-binding protein, translating to MPRRPTAVLAATLAAIAVAALTVTTHADAATVPAGVDPQLFSALQRDLGLTPMQATARLDTDQRAGRTQQVLRQTLGAHYGGTWVAGDGRTVQVGITDTGAAAAVRALGAEPVPVARNEAQLRDTVTRLDRIAAPAAVEGWYADLIANTVVVLAHADAIETGHAFARRAGVAAAVQVRATTENPRPYLDVIGGNAYYIGSGTRCSIGFSVTGGFVTAGHCGQAGARTSQPAGTFQGSTFPGRDYAWVRVDAGNTPRGLVNNYSGGTVTVAGSTEAAVGAAVCRSGSTTGWHCGTIQQKNASVTYAEGTVSGLTRTNACAEPGDSGGSWLAGDQAQGVTSGGSGNCTTGGVMYFQPVNPILAAYGLTLVTAGNPGPGPTGPTTAPPGGTWAPGVTYATGAQVTYGGAAYRCLQQHTSMTGWEPPAVPALWQRL from the coding sequence GTGCCTCGAAGACCAACCGCCGTGCTGGCGGCCACCCTCGCCGCCATCGCCGTGGCAGCCCTCACCGTGACCACCCACGCCGACGCCGCGACCGTGCCGGCCGGCGTCGACCCGCAACTGTTCAGCGCCCTGCAACGCGACCTCGGGCTCACCCCGATGCAGGCCACCGCCCGGCTGGACACCGACCAGCGGGCCGGGCGCACCCAGCAGGTGTTGCGCCAGACCCTCGGCGCCCACTACGGCGGCACCTGGGTCGCCGGCGACGGCCGCACCGTCCAGGTCGGCATCACCGACACCGGTGCCGCGGCGGCCGTCCGCGCGCTCGGCGCCGAACCCGTCCCGGTCGCGCGCAACGAGGCGCAGCTGCGGGACACGGTCACCCGCCTCGACCGGATCGCGGCGCCCGCCGCCGTCGAGGGCTGGTACGCCGACCTGATCGCCAACACCGTGGTCGTCCTGGCGCACGCCGACGCGATCGAAACCGGTCACGCCTTCGCCCGCCGGGCCGGCGTCGCCGCCGCCGTCCAGGTCCGGGCCACCACCGAGAACCCCCGGCCCTACCTCGACGTGATCGGCGGTAACGCCTACTACATCGGCAGCGGCACCCGCTGCTCGATCGGGTTCTCGGTCACCGGCGGCTTCGTCACGGCCGGGCACTGCGGCCAGGCCGGCGCCCGCACCAGCCAGCCCGCCGGCACGTTCCAGGGCTCCACCTTCCCGGGCCGCGACTACGCCTGGGTCCGGGTCGACGCCGGCAACACCCCGCGCGGACTGGTGAACAACTACAGCGGCGGCACAGTCACCGTGGCCGGCTCCACCGAGGCCGCCGTCGGCGCCGCGGTCTGCCGCTCCGGCTCCACCACCGGCTGGCACTGCGGCACCATCCAGCAGAAGAACGCCTCGGTCACCTACGCCGAGGGCACCGTCAGCGGCCTGACCCGCACCAACGCCTGCGCCGAGCCGGGCGACTCGGGCGGCTCCTGGCTGGCCGGCGACCAGGCGCAGGGGGTCACCTCGGGCGGCTCCGGCAACTGCACCACCGGCGGCGTCATGTACTTCCAGCCGGTCAACCCGATCCTGGCCGCGTACGGCCTGACCCTGGTCACCGCCGGCAACCCGGGCCCCGGCCCGACCGGCCCGACCACCGCGCCGCCCGGCGGCACCTGGGCACCCGGCGTGACCTACGCGACCGGCGCCCAGGTCACCTACGGCGGTGCCGCGTACCGCTGCCTGCAGCAACACACCTCGATGACCGGCTGGGAGCCACCCGCCGTGCCGGCCCTCTGGCAGCGCCTCTGA
- a CDS encoding M4 family metallopeptidase, which produces MTTRSVLSAVTALAVGAATIAFATHDSAQAAPQPGPTPPATALAAADRAAASGLDALAKGPDDAFLRRTAVSGLGGLQYVTYDRTYRGLPVVGGDATVVVDATGHVRDTLAADHGQVTLGSVTPRIPATTAAARARAQLDTVTDANQPQLVVYALTAKPRLAYETLLTGTRDRAPSRLHVWVDAQTGKVLSTKDDVVFEAARGYLNGSVQIDTNGGLLQDPQRSGLSCGNYTSKQTYRNGGTGTGTDLQTACVDAYYGVEQEWNMLQSWLGRSGISGTGRAFPLYVGLNAVNAYWDGSTGTFGHNQAGTAQAVSMDVVGHEMGHAIDQFTGAGTAAENGLGEATGDIFGALTEHYAGNANDPADYTVGEEINLVGSGPIRYMYNPGTNGDPSCYSSSIPGTEVHAAAGPTNHWFYLLAEGSRPANGNPASPTCDGSTVTGIGIQKAGQIFMSAMNMKTSGWSAPKYRGATVRAAVTLFGAGSPECASTKAAWSAVSIGAQSGEPACTAVPSDDFSLSTSPTAGSVAQGGSVTTTVATQRTAGNAQTVTLSASGLPSGVTATFSPATVTAGQSSTLTLRAASTAAVGSKAITVTGSAPSGSHTATYTVTVTTGTPPTGNDFSVSASPASGTVAPGNSATASITTAVTSGNAQTVNLAVSGAPTGVTAAVSPASVTAGGSATLTVTVAATAAAGTYPLTITGTGAENTHTTTYTLTVSGTPPTGCGGVAAWSATRGYVPGDKVSYNGHLWNSTWYSTGAEPGAPASWAVWADAGPC; this is translated from the coding sequence GTGACAACGAGATCCGTTCTGAGCGCGGTGACGGCGCTGGCCGTCGGCGCCGCCACCATCGCCTTCGCAACACACGACAGTGCGCAGGCCGCCCCGCAACCCGGCCCCACCCCGCCCGCCACCGCCCTGGCCGCCGCCGACCGGGCCGCCGCCAGCGGCCTCGACGCCCTGGCCAAGGGCCCCGACGACGCCTTCCTGCGGCGCACCGCCGTCAGTGGCCTCGGCGGCCTCCAGTACGTCACCTACGACCGCACCTACCGTGGGCTGCCGGTCGTCGGCGGCGACGCGACCGTCGTGGTCGACGCCACCGGCCACGTCCGCGACACCCTCGCCGCCGACCACGGCCAGGTCACCCTCGGCTCGGTCACGCCGCGCATCCCGGCCACGACCGCCGCCGCCCGCGCCCGGGCTCAGCTCGACACCGTGACCGACGCTAACCAGCCGCAGCTGGTGGTCTACGCGCTGACCGCGAAGCCGCGGCTGGCGTACGAGACCCTGCTGACCGGCACCCGGGACAGGGCCCCGAGCCGGCTGCACGTCTGGGTCGACGCGCAGACCGGCAAGGTTCTCTCCACCAAGGACGACGTCGTCTTCGAGGCGGCCCGCGGTTACCTCAACGGATCGGTGCAGATCGACACCAACGGCGGGCTGCTCCAGGACCCACAGCGCTCCGGGCTGTCCTGCGGCAACTACACCAGCAAGCAGACGTACCGCAACGGCGGCACCGGCACCGGGACCGACCTGCAAACCGCCTGCGTCGACGCGTATTACGGCGTCGAACAGGAGTGGAACATGCTGCAGTCCTGGCTCGGGCGCAGCGGCATCAGCGGCACCGGCCGGGCGTTCCCGCTCTATGTCGGGCTCAACGCGGTCAACGCCTACTGGGACGGCTCGACCGGCACCTTCGGGCACAACCAGGCCGGCACCGCGCAGGCGGTCAGCATGGACGTGGTCGGCCACGAGATGGGCCACGCCATCGACCAGTTCACCGGCGCGGGCACCGCGGCCGAGAACGGCCTGGGCGAGGCCACCGGCGACATCTTCGGCGCGCTGACCGAGCACTACGCCGGCAACGCGAACGACCCGGCCGACTACACCGTCGGCGAGGAGATCAACCTGGTCGGCTCGGGACCGATCCGGTACATGTACAACCCGGGCACCAACGGCGACCCGAGCTGTTACTCCTCGTCCATCCCGGGCACCGAGGTGCACGCCGCGGCCGGCCCGACCAACCACTGGTTCTACCTGCTCGCCGAGGGCAGCCGGCCGGCCAACGGCAACCCGGCCAGCCCGACCTGCGACGGCAGCACGGTCACCGGCATCGGCATCCAGAAGGCCGGACAGATCTTCATGTCCGCGATGAACATGAAGACCTCCGGCTGGAGCGCGCCGAAGTATCGGGGGGCCACGGTCCGGGCGGCGGTCACGCTGTTCGGCGCCGGCTCGCCGGAGTGCGCCAGCACCAAGGCCGCCTGGAGCGCGGTCAGCATCGGCGCGCAGTCGGGCGAACCGGCCTGCACCGCCGTGCCGTCCGACGACTTCTCGCTGTCGACCAGCCCCACCGCGGGCAGCGTGGCGCAGGGCGGCAGCGTGACGACCACGGTGGCCACCCAGCGCACCGCCGGCAACGCGCAGACCGTCACGCTGAGCGCGTCCGGCCTGCCGTCCGGGGTCACCGCGACGTTCAGCCCGGCCACCGTCACCGCCGGCCAGTCGTCCACGCTGACGCTGCGGGCCGCCTCGACCGCGGCCGTCGGCAGCAAGGCGATCACCGTCACCGGGTCCGCCCCCTCCGGCAGCCACACCGCGACCTACACCGTCACGGTCACCACCGGCACGCCGCCGACCGGCAACGACTTCTCGGTGTCGGCCTCACCGGCGTCCGGCACGGTCGCGCCGGGCAACTCGGCCACCGCGTCGATCACCACGGCCGTCACGTCCGGTAACGCCCAGACGGTGAACCTCGCGGTCTCCGGCGCGCCGACCGGCGTGACCGCCGCGGTGAGCCCGGCGTCGGTCACCGCCGGCGGCTCGGCCACCCTCACGGTCACGGTCGCCGCCACCGCGGCCGCCGGCACCTACCCGCTGACGATCACCGGGACGGGTGCGGAGAACACGCACACCACGACGTACACGCTGACCGTCTCGGGCACGCCGCCGACCGGCTGCGGCGGGGTGGCGGCCTGGTCCGCGACCCGCGGTTACGTCCCCGGTGACAAGGTGTCCTACAACGGTCACCTGTGGAACTCCACCTGGTACTCCACCGGTGCCGAACCCGGTGCGCCCGCCTCCTGGGCGGTCTGGGCCGACGCCGGCCCGTGCTGA
- a CDS encoding helix-turn-helix domain-containing protein, with translation MNEDVGGRIHRLRTARGLTQRELAADRYTSAYVSSVESGRRVPSTDALAHFAALLGVSAEELATGSSPDLQVRLGLELAGPAVSEADYLRLAEHADELGRAHCQVGLGYLALRRDDLDAAARAFAEAGRLSAGAPAHLRAAPVIGEAECLRRQGDPRYAVFLLRRALDELAGAGLPDPGALLGLNVRLALCHRDLDDEDAAAGAASAALALAGPADAGALADLHLTVGRTLLSQGDTRGAEGALSQARQARGQAGLAVELAECRLIRGRARHRAGDLDAAARDLTEALTGLTGRPDGTVGARGEAAVELAAVYRGLGRRTEARVLLEDVPAAGPAGDRVLAALAADEGDVAGAERHLRAAADGYRRAGPRRSLAAVLLALADNLEAQDRAAEAVTLLRDGLAEVERLSGDSPRSD, from the coding sequence ATGAACGAGGACGTGGGCGGGCGGATCCACCGGCTGCGCACGGCGCGCGGGCTGACCCAGCGGGAGCTGGCCGCCGACCGATACACCTCGGCGTACGTGTCGTCGGTGGAGTCCGGTCGCCGGGTGCCGTCCACCGACGCGCTCGCGCACTTCGCCGCACTGCTCGGGGTCAGCGCCGAGGAACTGGCCACCGGCAGCTCCCCGGATCTTCAGGTCCGCCTCGGCCTCGAACTCGCGGGCCCCGCGGTGAGCGAGGCGGACTACCTCCGGCTGGCCGAGCACGCCGACGAGCTGGGCCGGGCGCACTGCCAGGTCGGACTCGGCTACCTGGCGCTGCGCCGCGACGACCTCGACGCGGCCGCTCGTGCGTTCGCCGAGGCCGGGCGGCTGTCCGCGGGGGCGCCGGCGCACCTGCGGGCCGCGCCGGTGATCGGGGAGGCGGAGTGCCTGCGGCGGCAGGGCGATCCGCGATACGCCGTGTTCCTGCTGCGCCGGGCGCTGGACGAGCTGGCCGGCGCCGGGTTGCCGGATCCCGGGGCGCTGCTCGGGCTCAACGTCCGCCTCGCGCTGTGTCACCGGGACCTCGACGACGAGGACGCGGCGGCCGGCGCGGCATCGGCGGCACTGGCGCTGGCCGGTCCCGCGGACGCCGGCGCGCTCGCCGACCTGCACCTGACCGTGGGCAGGACGCTGCTGTCCCAGGGCGACACGCGGGGAGCCGAGGGGGCGCTGTCGCAGGCGCGGCAGGCTCGCGGGCAGGCCGGACTGGCGGTGGAGCTGGCCGAGTGCCGGCTCATCCGCGGGCGGGCCCGGCACCGCGCGGGCGACCTGGACGCGGCGGCGCGCGACCTGACCGAGGCGCTCACCGGGCTGACCGGCCGGCCAGACGGGACGGTTGGTGCGCGGGGCGAGGCGGCGGTCGAGTTGGCGGCGGTGTATCGGGGACTGGGCCGGCGCACCGAAGCAAGGGTTTTGCTCGAAGATGTGCCCGCGGCCGGGCCGGCGGGCGATCGGGTGCTGGCCGCGCTCGCCGCGGACGAGGGCGATGTCGCCGGTGCCGAGCGGCACCTGCGCGCCGCCGCGGACGGCTACCGGCGGGCCGGGCCGCGGCGCAGCCTGGCCGCGGTGCTGCTGGCGCTCGCCGACAACCTGGAGGCGCAGGACCGCGCGGCGGAGGCCGTCACGCTGCTGCGTGACGGCCTCGCCGAGGTGGAGCGGCTGTCCGGGGACTCACCGCGTTCGGACTGA